A genomic segment from Rhodospirillum centenum SW encodes:
- a CDS encoding heme/hemin ABC transporter substrate-binding protein, translated as MRSLLRAALAPLIGLLLAAAPAAADPSAPDPSPPDPSAASRIVSVDGAVTEIVYALGQGGRVVATDTTSSWPAEVASLPKVGYKRSLTPEGLLSLRPDLILASSTAGPAQVLDAVRAAGVPVVTVPDAHSTEGVLAKVRAVAVALGLPAQGEALAGRIAADLETQAARLATVRERPRVLFVMDTGQGGLMAAGRDTAADAAIALAGGINAFAGVTGLKPLTPEAAVLAAPQVIVVTHQAADRQGGLASIAAHPALALTPAVRDGRLVSLDALLVLGFGPRIGEAVRVMVAAFHPELPAQAAEVPR; from the coding sequence ATGAGATCCCTTCTGCGGGCGGCCCTCGCGCCGCTGATCGGTCTGCTGCTGGCCGCCGCTCCGGCGGCTGCCGATCCGTCCGCCCCCGATCCGTCTCCCCCCGATCCGTCTGCCGCCAGCCGCATCGTCAGCGTGGACGGTGCGGTGACGGAGATCGTCTACGCGCTGGGTCAGGGCGGCCGGGTGGTGGCGACGGACACGACCAGTTCCTGGCCGGCGGAGGTCGCTTCCCTGCCGAAGGTGGGCTACAAGCGCTCCCTGACACCGGAGGGGTTGCTGTCGCTGCGGCCGGACCTGATCCTCGCCAGCAGCACCGCCGGCCCGGCACAGGTGCTGGACGCCGTGCGTGCGGCCGGGGTGCCGGTGGTGACGGTGCCCGATGCGCATTCGACCGAGGGCGTGCTGGCCAAGGTCCGCGCCGTTGCCGTGGCGCTGGGGCTGCCGGCCCAGGGCGAGGCGCTGGCCGGGCGGATCGCCGCCGACCTGGAGACCCAGGCGGCCCGGCTCGCCACGGTCCGGGAACGGCCGCGGGTCCTGTTCGTGATGGATACGGGCCAGGGCGGACTGATGGCCGCCGGGCGCGACACGGCGGCGGACGCGGCCATCGCGCTGGCCGGCGGCATCAACGCCTTCGCCGGGGTCACCGGGCTGAAGCCGCTGACTCCGGAGGCCGCCGTCCTGGCAGCCCCGCAGGTCATCGTCGTGACGCATCAGGCCGCCGACCGCCAGGGCGGGCTCGCCAGCATCGCGGCACACCCCGCGCTGGCCCTGACCCCCGCCGTGCGGGACGGACGCCTCGTCTCTCTCGACGCGCTGCTGGTGCTGGGGTTCGGCCCCCGCATCGGGGAGGCCGTGCGGGTGATGGTGGCGGCTTTCCATCCGGAGCTGCCGGCGCAGGCGGCCGAGGTCCCGCGGTGA
- a CDS encoding rhodanese-like domain-containing protein, which produces MPQIESFGMAELANYTPEEVRAALEAGQITLIDVRTPHEYALEHIQGALLSPMPFLEPRYLPVAEGARPIVFHCGSGMRSRIVAQRCIDSGFTRVAHMVGGMAAWKQAGLPYIATDLATGGPVWKPEAAKA; this is translated from the coding sequence ATGCCCCAGATCGAATCCTTCGGCATGGCCGAACTGGCCAACTACACCCCGGAGGAGGTCCGCGCCGCCCTGGAGGCCGGCCAGATCACCCTGATCGACGTCCGCACGCCGCACGAATACGCGCTGGAGCACATCCAGGGCGCCCTGCTGTCGCCGATGCCGTTCCTGGAGCCCCGCTACCTGCCGGTCGCCGAGGGGGCCCGGCCGATCGTGTTCCACTGCGGCTCGGGCATGCGCTCGCGCATCGTGGCGCAGCGCTGCATCGATTCGGGCTTCACCCGGGTCGCCCACATGGTCGGCGGCATGGCGGCCTGGAAGCAGGCCGGGCTGCCCTACATCGCCACCGACCTCGCCACCGGCGGCCCGGTCTGGAAGCCGGAAGCGGCCAAGGCCTGA
- the hemP gene encoding hemin uptake protein HemP yields MPRIDSRDLLRGGREIVIVHEGEEYRLRRTSQGKLILTK; encoded by the coding sequence GTGCCGCGCATCGACAGCCGTGACCTGCTGCGCGGCGGGCGCGAGATCGTGATCGTCCACGAGGGGGAGGAGTACCGCCTGCGCAGGACCAGCCAAGGCAAGCTGATCCTGACGAAATAA
- a CDS encoding hemin-degrading factor, with the protein MDQILTGSLPDLKAAWLRLLETTPGLRARDAAARLGVSEGELVAARVGEGPGAARVVRLDPGTAANGWGGLIEQLPTLGEVMTLTRNEHAVHEKHGTFETVSIGPGSGLVLGLEIDLRLFLNHWRHGFAVREEVKSGLRHSLQFFDIDGTAVHKVYVTEATDRAAFDRLVEHFRAPDQTPGMGVLPLPVPPPDRPDAEIDLAGFRRHWENLQDAHDFFPMLREFGIGRHQAFRLIGSDFARPVSVQALALCLRLAAQRQVPIMVFAGNAGCIQIHTGPVERIEPTGPWINVLDPRFNLHVRQDRIASAWVVRKPTREGVVTSLELFDAEDRQFLQLFGERRGGKPERATWRGILADLPEPEIAA; encoded by the coding sequence ATGGATCAGATACTGACCGGCTCGCTGCCGGACCTGAAGGCGGCATGGCTGCGGCTGCTGGAGACGACGCCCGGGCTGCGGGCCCGCGACGCCGCCGCCCGGCTCGGGGTGAGCGAGGGCGAACTGGTCGCCGCCCGGGTGGGCGAGGGGCCGGGGGCGGCGCGCGTCGTCCGCCTGGACCCCGGCACGGCGGCCAACGGCTGGGGCGGGCTCATCGAACAGTTGCCCACGCTGGGCGAGGTGATGACCCTGACCCGCAACGAGCATGCCGTGCATGAGAAGCACGGCACCTTCGAGACGGTCTCGATCGGGCCGGGCAGCGGCCTCGTGCTGGGGCTGGAGATCGACCTGCGCCTCTTCCTCAACCACTGGCGCCACGGTTTCGCCGTGCGCGAGGAGGTGAAGAGCGGCCTGCGCCACAGCCTCCAGTTCTTCGACATCGACGGCACCGCCGTCCACAAGGTCTATGTGACAGAGGCGACGGACCGCGCGGCGTTCGACCGGCTGGTCGAGCATTTCCGCGCCCCCGACCAGACTCCGGGCATGGGGGTGCTGCCCTTGCCGGTGCCGCCGCCCGACCGCCCCGATGCGGAGATCGACCTGGCCGGCTTCCGCCGGCACTGGGAGAACCTTCAGGACGCGCACGACTTCTTCCCCATGCTGCGTGAGTTCGGCATCGGGCGGCACCAGGCGTTCCGCCTGATCGGCAGCGACTTCGCGCGGCCCGTGTCGGTGCAGGCGCTGGCGCTCTGCCTGCGCCTCGCTGCCCAGCGGCAGGTGCCGATCATGGTCTTCGCCGGCAATGCCGGCTGCATCCAGATCCATACCGGCCCGGTCGAGCGGATCGAGCCGACGGGTCCCTGGATCAACGTGCTGGATCCCCGCTTCAACCTGCATGTCCGGCAGGACCGGATCGCCAGCGCCTGGGTCGTGCGCAAGCCGACGCGCGAGGGCGTCGTCACCTCGCTGGAGCTGTTCGACGCCGAGGACCGCCAGTTCCTCCAGCTCTTCGGGGAGCGTCGCGGTGGCAAGCCGGAGCGGGCGACCTGGCGCGGCATCCTGGCCGACCTGCCGGAACCGGAGATCGCGGCATGA
- a CDS encoding creatininase family protein, with the protein MRLQLMSWPEVETYLQRRTDIIIPIGSTEQHGPTGLLGTDAITAEAIAWKLGEAVGACVGPTLGVGMAHHHLAFAGTVSLRPSTLAAVVADVVASLHRHGFTHMLFVNGHGGNVATVNMAFQEIAAASSFGGGSVPPVCSIVNWWDGNRVKDLARSLYGDQDGSHGTASEISVTWAVHPDQVRRAEFGPAPAARPWTDAADFRRHFPDGRIGSNPALSDPAHGTALIDAAVADLTERHASFAART; encoded by the coding sequence ATGCGTCTTCAACTCATGTCCTGGCCCGAGGTCGAGACCTACCTCCAGCGCCGGACGGACATCATCATTCCCATCGGTTCCACCGAACAGCACGGCCCCACCGGCCTGCTGGGCACCGACGCCATCACGGCCGAGGCGATCGCCTGGAAGCTGGGCGAGGCGGTCGGCGCCTGCGTCGGCCCGACGCTGGGGGTCGGCATGGCGCACCACCATCTGGCCTTCGCCGGCACGGTGTCGCTCCGCCCCTCCACCCTGGCCGCCGTGGTGGCCGACGTGGTAGCGAGCCTGCACCGCCACGGTTTCACCCACATGCTGTTCGTCAACGGCCATGGCGGCAATGTCGCCACGGTGAACATGGCGTTCCAGGAGATCGCGGCCGCCAGCTCCTTCGGCGGCGGCTCGGTGCCGCCCGTGTGCAGCATCGTGAACTGGTGGGACGGCAACCGGGTGAAGGATCTGGCCCGCTCGCTCTATGGCGATCAGGACGGCAGCCACGGCACGGCGAGCGAGATCTCCGTCACCTGGGCGGTGCATCCCGACCAGGTCCGCCGTGCCGAGTTCGGTCCCGCCCCGGCGGCGCGGCCCTGGACCGACGCGGCCGACTTCCGCCGCCATTTCCCGGACGGCCGCATCGGCTCCAACCCCGCCCTGTCCGATCCCGCCCATGGCACCGCCCTGATCGACGCGGCGGTGGCCGACCTCACGGAGCGCCACGCCAGCTTCGCCGCGCGCACCTGA
- a CDS encoding OsmC family protein, translating to MQALPHIYLTKATGTAQGNVRLEAEADVPALDTAAPPQFGGPNGFWSPETLFVGAVADCYILTFRAIARASKLEWESLEVDVEGVLDRVEGVNRFTRFTVKPRLLVKAAADAERATTLLEKAERTCLITNSLTAEIHLEPSVGVAA from the coding sequence ATGCAAGCCCTCCCCCATATCTATCTGACCAAGGCCACCGGCACCGCCCAGGGCAATGTCCGCCTGGAGGCCGAGGCCGACGTGCCGGCGCTGGACACCGCCGCCCCGCCGCAGTTCGGCGGGCCGAACGGTTTCTGGTCGCCGGAGACCCTGTTCGTCGGCGCCGTCGCCGACTGCTACATCCTGACCTTCCGGGCCATCGCCCGCGCCTCCAAGCTGGAGTGGGAGAGCCTGGAGGTCGATGTCGAAGGCGTGCTCGACCGGGTCGAAGGCGTCAACCGCTTCACCCGCTTCACCGTGAAGCCCCGCCTGCTGGTGAAGGCCGCGGCCGACGCGGAGCGCGCGACGACTCTGCTGGAAAAGGCGGAGCGCACCTGCCTCATCACCAACTCGCTGACCGCGGAAATCCATCTGGAGCCCTCGGTCGGCGTGGCCGCCTGA
- a CDS encoding Crp/Fnr family transcriptional regulator, which yields MRAPQIEAAWKGLAACQTCGIRHLALFADLQESDFAHIHTPIEELRYEAGSQIYGVDDPAEAVFTVRRGLVKLVHLQHDGTQRIVRLIRSGGVAGLEALLRPGYAHSAVALQPVEVCRIPVTVVQRLQAETPRLHFRLMEKWHEALSIADDFLTDLSVGSVRQRLARLLLLLSEEAPQAPVRLFSREDLGAILAVTLETTSRTIAEFKRTGAIREVGYNLVLCDRPALSAIAEQA from the coding sequence GTGAGGGCTCCACAGATCGAGGCGGCCTGGAAGGGGCTGGCGGCGTGCCAGACATGCGGCATCCGCCATCTGGCCCTGTTCGCCGATCTCCAGGAGTCCGACTTCGCCCACATCCACACGCCGATCGAGGAGCTGCGCTACGAGGCCGGCAGCCAGATCTACGGGGTGGACGACCCGGCGGAAGCCGTCTTCACCGTCCGGCGCGGGCTGGTCAAGCTGGTCCACCTGCAACATGACGGCACCCAGCGCATCGTCCGGCTGATCCGGTCGGGCGGCGTCGCCGGGCTGGAGGCGCTGCTGCGGCCCGGCTACGCCCACAGCGCCGTGGCCCTGCAACCCGTAGAGGTCTGCCGCATCCCCGTCACCGTCGTGCAGCGCCTGCAGGCGGAGACGCCACGCCTGCATTTCCGGCTGATGGAGAAGTGGCACGAGGCCCTGAGCATCGCCGACGACTTCCTGACCGACCTGTCGGTGGGCAGCGTGCGCCAGCGGCTGGCCCGCCTGCTGCTGCTGCTGTCGGAAGAGGCGCCGCAGGCGCCGGTGCGGCTGTTCTCGCGGGAGGATCTGGGGGCGATCCTGGCGGTGACGCTGGAGACGACGAGCCGGACCATCGCCGAGTTCAAGCGGACGGGCGCCATCCGGGAGGTAGGCTACAACCTGGTCCTGTGCGACCGCCCGGCCCTGTCGGCCATCGCCGAACAGGCCTGA
- a CDS encoding TonB-dependent hemoglobin/transferrin/lactoferrin family receptor: MSVRRLRRSTALAPLLTLAIAFVPGALVPAAAAAQSGGTAPADPAASPPAEDEPVIRLKRITVTATRTPRPAIEVPAAITVIDEEEILRRQAQSLDDLLRDVPGLEMAGGPRTTAEQPSIRGLGDERILIRLDGARQNFQAGHKGRTFLDPSLLKQVDVLRGPASALYGSGALGGVIALTTKDPADLLKDGDKAGGRARLSWQDNGDEFVASLTGYGAPSDTVGLLASATYRNSGDVDSGSDLSIPYTGDDLVSGLVKMDWAVQPDHRLRLSWQGYRNDQDLPSAPDTDDLSILVDRITRQDTATLAYEGQSGPWFDMRGTVYWTRTKLDEDRIGQPRADDTELETIGVDLANTSRFTAGPAAVALTYGIEAYRDEQRGTRDGGPRPQFPDADSEVLGLFAQAETVFAERFTLTPAIRYDRFDQSADGQEGRTDSEVSPSLRAAFDATPWMTLYASYATAFRSPSLTELYNSGLHFPGVCPIPGRPCIIPNNFFVPNPDLEPESGATVEIGGNLDFDDVFLARDRLLLKAALFRNDVDDFIEQAVLISQGQTTRRNVQDAIIKGMEVELTYDSPTWFGSVSGSLLRGEDDDTGLSLDSIPADRLVLTAGRTLPEYDLSAGWRTTLADEQDRVASAEPTAGYVIHDLFVVWQPREALRLDLGIDNIFDKAYRRHLSSIPERGRTFKVAAGVSF; the protein is encoded by the coding sequence ATGTCGGTTCGACGCCTTCGCCGGTCCACGGCCCTTGCTCCCCTGCTCACGCTCGCCATCGCCTTCGTGCCGGGTGCCCTCGTCCCGGCGGCCGCTGCTGCCCAGTCCGGCGGCACGGCGCCGGCCGATCCTGCCGCGTCTCCCCCGGCCGAGGACGAGCCGGTCATCCGTCTGAAGCGGATCACCGTCACCGCCACCCGCACGCCGCGTCCGGCGATCGAGGTGCCGGCCGCCATCACCGTAATCGACGAGGAGGAGATCCTGCGCCGTCAGGCCCAGAGCCTGGACGATCTGCTGCGCGACGTTCCCGGCCTGGAGATGGCCGGCGGTCCGCGCACGACGGCGGAACAGCCCAGCATCCGCGGGCTGGGCGATGAACGCATTCTGATCCGCCTGGACGGCGCCCGGCAGAACTTCCAGGCCGGGCACAAGGGGCGGACCTTCCTCGATCCCTCGCTGCTGAAGCAGGTGGACGTGCTCCGCGGACCGGCGTCGGCGCTGTACGGCAGCGGGGCGCTGGGCGGTGTCATCGCCCTCACCACCAAGGATCCCGCCGACCTGCTGAAGGACGGCGACAAGGCGGGCGGACGGGCGCGGCTGTCCTGGCAGGACAACGGCGACGAATTCGTCGCCAGCCTGACCGGCTACGGCGCGCCCAGCGACACGGTCGGCCTTCTGGCCAGCGCCACCTACCGCAACAGCGGCGATGTGGATTCCGGCTCCGACCTGAGCATCCCCTACACCGGCGACGATCTGGTCAGCGGCCTTGTCAAGATGGACTGGGCGGTGCAGCCGGACCACCGGCTGCGGCTGTCCTGGCAGGGCTACCGCAACGACCAGGACCTGCCGTCGGCCCCGGACACCGACGACCTCAGCATCCTGGTGGACCGGATCACCCGCCAGGACACGGCGACGCTCGCCTATGAGGGGCAGTCCGGCCCCTGGTTCGACATGCGCGGCACCGTCTACTGGACGCGCACGAAGCTGGACGAGGACAGGATCGGCCAGCCCCGGGCGGACGATACGGAGCTGGAGACGATCGGCGTCGATCTCGCCAACACCAGCCGCTTCACGGCCGGTCCCGCCGCCGTGGCCCTGACCTACGGCATCGAGGCCTACCGGGACGAGCAGCGCGGCACCCGCGACGGCGGGCCGCGGCCGCAGTTCCCCGATGCCGACAGCGAGGTGCTGGGCCTGTTCGCCCAGGCCGAAACGGTGTTCGCCGAGCGCTTCACCCTGACCCCGGCCATCCGCTACGACCGCTTCGACCAGTCGGCGGACGGGCAGGAGGGGCGCACCGATTCCGAGGTCTCGCCCAGCCTCCGGGCGGCGTTCGACGCGACGCCCTGGATGACCCTGTACGCCAGCTACGCCACGGCCTTCCGGTCGCCCTCGCTGACCGAGCTGTACAACAGCGGCCTGCACTTCCCCGGCGTCTGCCCGATTCCGGGCCGCCCCTGCATCATCCCCAACAACTTCTTCGTCCCGAACCCCGATCTGGAGCCGGAGAGCGGGGCCACCGTCGAGATCGGCGGCAATCTGGATTTCGACGATGTCTTCCTGGCGCGCGACCGGCTGCTCTTGAAGGCCGCCCTGTTCCGCAACGACGTGGACGACTTCATCGAGCAGGCGGTCCTGATCTCCCAGGGCCAGACCACCCGCCGCAACGTGCAGGACGCCATCATCAAGGGCATGGAGGTCGAACTGACCTACGACAGCCCGACCTGGTTCGGCAGCGTGTCGGGCTCTCTGCTGCGCGGCGAGGACGACGACACCGGCCTGTCGCTGGACTCCATCCCGGCCGACCGGCTGGTGCTGACCGCCGGGCGCACCCTGCCGGAGTACGACCTGAGCGCAGGCTGGCGCACGACTCTGGCCGACGAGCAGGACCGGGTGGCGTCGGCCGAGCCCACGGCCGGTTATGTGATCCACGACCTGTTCGTCGTCTGGCAGCCGCGGGAGGCGCTACGGCTGGACCTCGGCATCGACAACATCTTCGACAAGGCCTACCGCCGCCACCTGTCCAGCATCCCCGAGCGGGGCCGGACCTTCAAGGTGGCCGCGGGGGTCAGCTTCTGA
- a CDS encoding FecCD family ABC transporter permease, translated as MAAGARRAARAGDAGRERSRLRRGGLLLPGLAAALVVGVVLALGIGALPVPPDRVLGALGVRLGLVAPDPASLHEVAVVTGIRLPRILMALAVGAALAVAGAVLQAWFRNPLADPGLIGVSSGAALAAVAMIVLGGPLAALLGVWALPLAAFVGGTATTLLIHSLARVEGQVDVATLLLAGIAINAIAGAGIGILSFFSDDQQLRALTFWTMGSLTVSDWKALAVAVPLLLLPLVPLLTMARGLDQLSLGEEAARHLGLDIRRMKTVSILGVAVMVGAAVAAVGPIGFVGLVVPHLIRLLAGPGHRILLPAAALGGALLVLLADTVARTLVAPAELPIGLLTAAIGGPFFLGLLLHRKGGLRG; from the coding sequence ATGGCCGCGGGCGCGAGGCGGGCCGCGCGCGCCGGTGACGCCGGCCGGGAGCGATCCCGGCTCCGGCGCGGTGGCCTGCTGCTGCCGGGGCTGGCGGCGGCGCTGGTCGTGGGCGTCGTCCTGGCGCTCGGCATCGGTGCCCTTCCGGTGCCGCCCGACCGGGTGCTGGGGGCCTTGGGCGTGCGGCTGGGGCTCGTGGCGCCGGATCCTGCCTCCCTGCACGAGGTGGCGGTGGTCACCGGAATCCGCCTGCCGCGCATTCTGATGGCGCTGGCGGTGGGGGCGGCGCTCGCCGTCGCCGGTGCCGTCTTGCAGGCCTGGTTCCGCAACCCCCTGGCCGACCCCGGCCTGATCGGCGTTTCCAGCGGTGCCGCCCTGGCCGCCGTCGCCATGATCGTGCTGGGCGGGCCGCTCGCGGCCCTGCTGGGGGTCTGGGCGCTGCCGCTGGCCGCCTTCGTGGGCGGCACCGCGACGACCCTGCTGATCCACAGCCTCGCCCGGGTGGAGGGGCAGGTGGACGTGGCGACCCTGCTGCTGGCCGGCATCGCCATCAACGCCATCGCCGGGGCGGGCATCGGCATCCTCTCCTTCTTCAGCGACGACCAGCAGCTCCGGGCGCTGACCTTCTGGACCATGGGCAGCCTCACCGTGTCCGACTGGAAGGCCCTGGCCGTGGCGGTGCCGTTGCTGCTGCTGCCGCTGGTCCCGCTGCTGACCATGGCGCGGGGGCTCGACCAGCTCAGCCTGGGCGAGGAGGCGGCCCGCCATCTCGGTCTCGATATCCGCCGGATGAAGACCGTCTCCATCCTGGGCGTCGCGGTGATGGTGGGAGCCGCGGTGGCGGCGGTGGGCCCGATCGGCTTCGTCGGGCTGGTGGTGCCGCACCTGATCCGGCTGCTGGCCGGACCCGGCCACCGTATCCTGCTGCCCGCCGCGGCCCTGGGCGGGGCGCTCCTGGTGCTGCTGGCGGACACGGTGGCGCGCACGCTGGTGGCGCCGGCGGAACTGCCCATCGGTCTGCTGACCGCCGCCATCGGCGGTCCGTTCTTCCTGGGACTGCTGCTCCATCGCAAGGGAGGGCTGCGCGGATGA
- a CDS encoding cytochrome b — MTGPMNAAPTERYPTGMIVIHWVMAAAMIAAFVLGKVMEDMPDGPEKIAALGWHALAGLLVLALAIPRFINVLRGAAPAPEGPRRDVIVAKAVQGVLYLTMLALPVLGMTAVLTSGATVSVAGLFDLPAGAPSESLHALAGGVHGAVAMLFLLALVLHVAGAMKHALILRDGTLARMIPFLRR, encoded by the coding sequence ATGACCGGCCCGATGAACGCCGCCCCGACCGAGAGATACCCGACCGGCATGATCGTGATCCACTGGGTCATGGCCGCCGCGATGATCGCCGCCTTCGTCCTCGGCAAGGTGATGGAGGACATGCCCGACGGGCCGGAGAAGATCGCCGCGCTGGGCTGGCACGCGCTGGCCGGCCTGCTGGTCCTCGCGCTGGCGATCCCACGGTTCATCAACGTCCTGCGCGGGGCCGCCCCGGCACCCGAGGGGCCGCGGCGCGACGTGATCGTCGCCAAGGCGGTGCAGGGCGTGCTCTACCTGACGATGCTGGCGCTGCCCGTGCTGGGCATGACCGCCGTCCTGACCAGCGGTGCTACGGTCTCCGTCGCCGGGCTGTTCGACCTGCCGGCGGGAGCGCCGTCGGAGTCGCTGCACGCTCTGGCCGGCGGTGTCCACGGCGCGGTCGCCATGCTGTTCCTGCTGGCGCTGGTGCTGCATGTCGCCGGGGCGATGAAGCACGCGCTGATCCTGCGCGACGGCACGCTGGCGCGGATGATCCCGTTCCTGCGGCGCTGA
- a CDS encoding SLAC1 anion channel family protein gives MTVLPAPHAPASWVAHVPLPLFATVMGVGGLGLAWRKAHTVLGLPAVVGEGLLALAAVLFVAVGALYLLKVVRHPEEAAAESRHPVRVNFYPAATIGLMILAGGLLPYRPAVAEGLWLAGAVGQIALAGLIIGRWITREQQIATAGPAWFIPVVGNILAPVVGVPLGHTELSWFLFSVGLLFWLVLFPVVLNRILFHGMMPARLLPTLAILVAPPSVGFLSWLALNGGVLDAAARILLGPAVFLAAILLSRARSFRNLPFAVSWWAFTFPSAALALACLRLAELTGAVQDGGLQGPAWATGLAAAALLLATVIVATVAARTLMALLGGTLFAPE, from the coding sequence ATGACCGTCCTTCCCGCCCCCCACGCGCCGGCCTCCTGGGTCGCCCATGTGCCCCTGCCCCTGTTCGCCACGGTGATGGGCGTCGGCGGGCTGGGGCTCGCCTGGCGCAAGGCGCACACCGTCCTGGGCCTGCCCGCCGTTGTCGGCGAGGGTCTGCTGGCCCTGGCCGCGGTCCTCTTCGTCGCGGTCGGCGCGCTCTACCTGCTGAAGGTGGTCCGCCATCCGGAGGAAGCCGCGGCGGAGTCCCGCCATCCGGTGCGGGTGAACTTCTACCCGGCCGCGACCATCGGGCTGATGATCCTGGCCGGCGGTCTGCTGCCCTACCGCCCCGCTGTGGCCGAGGGGCTGTGGCTGGCCGGAGCGGTCGGGCAGATCGCCCTGGCCGGCCTGATCATCGGGCGCTGGATCACGCGGGAACAGCAGATCGCCACGGCCGGGCCGGCCTGGTTCATCCCCGTGGTCGGCAACATCCTGGCCCCCGTCGTCGGGGTCCCGCTCGGCCATACGGAGCTGTCCTGGTTCCTGTTCAGCGTCGGGCTGCTGTTCTGGCTGGTGCTGTTCCCGGTGGTGCTGAACCGCATCCTGTTCCACGGGATGATGCCGGCGCGACTGCTGCCGACGCTGGCGATCCTGGTGGCGCCGCCGTCGGTGGGGTTCCTGTCCTGGCTGGCGCTGAACGGCGGCGTGCTGGACGCCGCAGCCCGCATCCTGCTGGGGCCGGCGGTCTTCCTGGCGGCGATCCTGCTGTCGCGGGCGCGGTCCTTCCGGAACCTGCCCTTCGCCGTGTCCTGGTGGGCCTTCACCTTCCCCTCGGCGGCGCTGGCGCTCGCCTGCCTGCGCCTCGCCGAACTGACCGGAGCGGTTCAGGACGGGGGGCTTCAGGGACCGGCCTGGGCCACGGGGCTGGCCGCGGCCGCCCTGCTGCTGGCGACGGTCATCGTGGCCACGGTGGCGGCCCGCACGCTGATGGCGCTCCTGGGTGGCACGCTGTTCGCCCCGGAGTGA